A stretch of the Oxyura jamaicensis isolate SHBP4307 breed ruddy duck chromosome 4, BPBGC_Ojam_1.0, whole genome shotgun sequence genome encodes the following:
- the RAB39B gene encoding ras-related protein Rab-39B isoform X1, which translates to MEAIWLYQFRLIVIGDSTVGKSCLIRRFTEGRFAQISDPTVGVDFFSRLVEIEPGKRIKLQIWDTAGQERFRSITRAYYRNSVGGLLLFDITNRRSFQNVHEWLEETKVHVQPYQIVFVLVGHKCDLDTQRQVTRHEAEKLAAAYGMKYIETSARDAINVEKAFTDLTRDIYELVKRGEISIQEGWEGVKSGFVPNVVHSSEEVVKSDRRCLC; encoded by the exons ATGGAGGCCATCTGGCTGTACCAGTTCCGCCTGATCGTCATCGGCGACTCCACCGTGGGCAAGTCCTGCCTCATCCGCCGCTTCACCGAGGGGCGCTTCGCCCAGATCTCCGACCCCACGGTGGGCGTGgatttcttctccaggctggtgGAGATCGAGCCGGGCAAGAGGATCAAGCTGCAGATCTGGGACACGGCCGGCCAGGAGCGGTTCCG GTCCATCACCAGGGCCTACTACAGGAACTCGGTTGGTGGACTCCTCCTCTTTGACATTACAAACCGCAGGTCCTTCCAGAACGTCCATGAGTGGCTAGAAGAGACCAAGGTGCACGTCCAGCCCTACCAGATTGTCTTCGTTTTGGTAGGTCACAAGTGTGACCTTGACACGCAGCGGCAGGTCACCAGGCACGAGGCTGAGAAACTGGCTGCTGCTTATGGTATGAAGTACATTGAGACCTCTGCTCGGGATGCCATTAACGTGGAGAAGGCCTTCACTGATCTGACTCGAGATATATACGAGCTTGTTAAAAGGGGGGAAATTTCAATCCaggagggatgggaaggggtAAAGAGCGGGTTTGTCCCAAATGTAGTGCACTCTTCAGAAGAAGTGGTGAAATCAGATAGGCGGTGCTTGTGCTGA
- the RAB39B gene encoding ras-related protein Rab-39B isoform X2, whose protein sequence is MEAIWLYQFRLIVIGDSTVGKSCLIRRFTEGRFAQISDPTVGVDFFSRLVEIEPGKRIKLQIWDTAGQERFRSITRAYYRNSVGGLLLFDITNRRSFQNVHEWLEETKVHVQPYQIVFVLVGHKCDLDTQRQVTRHEAEKLAAAYAN, encoded by the exons ATGGAGGCCATCTGGCTGTACCAGTTCCGCCTGATCGTCATCGGCGACTCCACCGTGGGCAAGTCCTGCCTCATCCGCCGCTTCACCGAGGGGCGCTTCGCCCAGATCTCCGACCCCACGGTGGGCGTGgatttcttctccaggctggtgGAGATCGAGCCGGGCAAGAGGATCAAGCTGCAGATCTGGGACACGGCCGGCCAGGAGCGGTTCCG GTCCATCACCAGGGCCTACTACAGGAACTCGGTTGGTGGACTCCTCCTCTTTGACATTACAAACCGCAGGTCCTTCCAGAACGTCCATGAGTGGCTAGAAGAGACCAAGGTGCACGTCCAGCCCTACCAGATTGTCTTCGTTTTGGTAGGTCACAAGTGTGACCTTGACACGCAGCGGCAGGTCACCAGGCACGAGGCTGAGAAACTGGCTGCTGCTTATG CGAACTAG